The following coding sequences lie in one Bacillus sp. BGMRC 2118 genomic window:
- a CDS encoding CamS family sex pheromone protein yields MRRLGAFIIGAVLVLSGCVPQFEKDEELVQETENSQETAIVPKYKISDQYYRTVLPFNASEARGRVVSGIYNRLDIDEFETGLMRLSQSTFPSDDYLYQDGQYLDGETVSSWLQRKKSDADIEKELADQKGKKKEVKNLGLNPVKVSGGTAKDNNESAPIYLSHIMEQNYLKKDSEGKAELSGISIGLALNSVHYYEQEDGYPREYAIPEAKIEQQGKELAAEVLKRIRSIEGLENVPVVIGLFMLEEKQSVVPGSFFAYTEVKGKNNTIDKWNVVKEAYYLLPGKDAQKDYRDDNTRMLNFKADIDDYFPNYTGVIGRGYYRDEQLTELTIEIPMQFYGKAEVVGFTQYVTGLVMEHFPNYFTVKCYISSIDGPEALIVREVDMEEPYVHIYQ; encoded by the coding sequence ATGAGGAGACTAGGGGCATTTATCATTGGAGCAGTACTCGTATTAAGTGGGTGTGTGCCTCAATTTGAAAAGGACGAAGAGCTTGTTCAAGAAACCGAAAATTCACAGGAAACAGCAATCGTTCCTAAATATAAAATTTCGGATCAATATTATCGAACTGTTTTACCTTTTAATGCAAGTGAGGCGAGAGGGAGAGTTGTAAGTGGGATTTACAACCGCCTCGATATTGATGAATTTGAAACAGGGTTAATGCGTCTTTCACAAAGTACATTTCCATCTGATGATTATTTATATCAGGATGGACAGTATTTAGATGGGGAAACGGTTAGCAGCTGGTTACAGAGAAAAAAATCAGATGCTGATATAGAAAAAGAACTTGCGGACCAAAAGGGAAAGAAGAAAGAAGTAAAAAACTTAGGATTAAATCCAGTTAAAGTGTCTGGAGGTACGGCCAAGGATAATAATGAATCTGCACCGATTTATTTATCTCACATTATGGAACAAAATTACCTAAAAAAAGATTCAGAAGGTAAAGCAGAGTTAAGTGGAATATCAATCGGGCTTGCCTTAAATTCTGTTCACTATTATGAACAAGAAGATGGGTATCCGAGAGAGTACGCCATTCCTGAGGCGAAAATTGAACAGCAAGGGAAAGAACTTGCAGCTGAAGTATTGAAGCGAATCCGTTCGATTGAAGGGTTAGAAAATGTTCCTGTTGTGATTGGACTATTTATGCTGGAGGAGAAGCAGTCAGTCGTTCCAGGAAGCTTTTTCGCTTATACAGAAGTAAAGGGCAAGAACAACACCATTGATAAGTGGAATGTCGTGAAGGAAGCCTACTATTTATTACCGGGTAAAGATGCACAAAAAGACTATCGTGATGACAATACGAGAATGCTGAATTTTAAAGCAGACATTGATGATTATTTCCCGAACTATACTGGGGTCATTGGACGGGGATATTACCGGGATGAACAGTTAACAGAGTTAACGATTGAAATTCCGATGCAGTTTTATGGTAAGGCAGAAGTGGTCGGATTTACACAATACGTAACCGGGCTTGTAATGGAGCATTTTCCTAATTACTTTACCGTTAAATGCTATATTTCGTCTATTGATGGACCAGAAGCATTAATTGTAAGAGAAGTAGATATGGAAGAACCATATGTTCATATTTATCAATAA
- the ligA gene encoding NAD-dependent DNA ligase LigA: MSEQLHERIEELRDLLNKWNYEYHVLDKPTVPDSEYDQTLHELIRLEAENPHLLTDDSPSQRVGGAALSVFEKVEHRTAMLSLGNAFNDDDLRDFDRKVRQGVGDQVSYVCELKIDGLAVSLRYEDGLFVQGATRGDGSIGEDITQNLKTIRSIPLRLTKPFSLEVRGEAYMPKKSFDALNEQKKAAGEELFANPRNVAAGSLRQLDPKLAAKRNLDIFVYGIGNVGSTGVTSHSQGLDLLHELGFKTNPEREKCASIEDVINYVQKWQEKRPNLAYEIDGIVIKVDSLEQQDELGFTAKSPRWAIAYKFPAEEVITKLIDIELSVGRTGVVTPTAILEPVRVAGTVVKRASLHNEDLIREKDIKLGDTVIVKKAGDIIPEVVGVLTERRTGEEVEFAMPTHCPECESELVRLEGEVALRCINPMCPAQIREGLIHFVSRDAMNIDGLGERVISQLFEEKLISDVADIYRLEKDQLVQLERMGDKSATNLVNSIQASKSNSLEKLLFGLGIRHVGAKAAKTLAQQFETIERLQEAKVEELVAINEIGDKMAESVATYFDNPDVQKLISELRELGVNTSYNGPKLVNVEDIDSYFAGKTVVLTGKLEILSRNEAKEKIELLGGKVSGSVSKKTDLLIAGEAAGSKLEAAQKHGVEIWDEARLVEELNK; encoded by the coding sequence ATGTCTGAACAATTGCATGAGAGAATTGAAGAGCTTCGAGACCTTTTAAATAAATGGAACTATGAATACCATGTGCTGGATAAGCCAACAGTACCGGATAGTGAATATGACCAAACGTTACATGAGTTGATTCGTTTAGAAGCAGAAAACCCTCATTTACTAACAGACGACTCTCCTTCTCAGCGTGTAGGTGGAGCAGCGTTGTCTGTTTTTGAAAAGGTAGAGCATCGAACAGCGATGTTAAGTTTAGGGAATGCCTTTAATGATGATGACTTACGGGACTTTGATCGGAAAGTTAGGCAGGGTGTAGGTGATCAGGTTTCCTACGTATGTGAGCTGAAGATTGACGGTTTAGCTGTTTCCCTGCGTTATGAAGACGGTTTATTTGTTCAGGGAGCTACCCGTGGAGACGGTTCGATCGGTGAGGACATCACACAAAATTTAAAGACTATTCGTTCCATCCCATTACGATTAACGAAGCCCTTCTCATTAGAGGTACGCGGTGAGGCGTATATGCCGAAAAAATCCTTTGATGCTTTAAATGAACAGAAGAAGGCAGCAGGAGAAGAGCTCTTTGCAAATCCACGAAATGTTGCGGCAGGCTCACTTCGCCAATTGGATCCAAAGCTTGCGGCAAAACGCAACTTAGATATTTTCGTGTATGGAATTGGTAACGTTGGTTCTACAGGGGTAACTTCTCATAGCCAAGGGTTGGACTTACTTCATGAGCTAGGATTTAAAACAAACCCAGAACGTGAAAAATGTGCAAGCATTGAAGATGTGATCAACTACGTTCAAAAATGGCAAGAAAAACGTCCTAATCTAGCGTACGAGATTGATGGAATCGTGATTAAGGTCGATTCTCTCGAACAGCAAGATGAACTAGGATTCACAGCGAAAAGTCCTAGATGGGCCATAGCCTATAAGTTCCCTGCTGAAGAAGTGATAACAAAGCTAATTGATATCGAGCTAAGTGTTGGAAGAACAGGTGTCGTCACTCCAACAGCCATACTAGAACCAGTACGAGTAGCGGGCACGGTTGTAAAAAGAGCGTCATTACATAATGAAGATTTAATTCGAGAAAAAGACATAAAACTAGGTGATACCGTTATCGTCAAAAAAGCCGGTGATATTATCCCAGAAGTTGTCGGTGTATTAACAGAGCGCAGAACAGGCGAAGAAGTGGAATTTGCGATGCCTACGCATTGTCCGGAATGTGAAAGCGAACTAGTGAGACTTGAGGGTGAAGTGGCACTTCGTTGTATTAATCCGATGTGTCCTGCTCAAATTCGTGAAGGACTCATTCACTTTGTCTCTCGTGATGCCATGAACATTGATGGGCTTGGAGAACGTGTTATTAGTCAGCTATTTGAAGAAAAGTTAATTTCAGACGTAGCAGACATTTATCGCCTAGAGAAGGACCAACTCGTTCAGTTAGAGAGAATGGGTGATAAATCAGCAACAAATTTAGTGAACTCCATTCAGGCATCTAAATCTAATTCACTTGAAAAATTGCTATTTGGTCTAGGGATTAGGCACGTTGGGGCAAAGGCAGCAAAGACATTAGCGCAGCAGTTTGAGACAATTGAACGACTACAGGAAGCTAAGGTTGAAGAGCTTGTCGCAATTAATGAAATTGGTGATAAAATGGCTGAATCGGTTGCAACGTATTTTGATAACCCGGATGTGCAAAAACTGATTTCCGAATTACGTGAGCTAGGTGTAAATACGTCCTATAACGGACCTAAATTAGTCAATGTAGAAGACATAGACTCTTATTTTGCAGGAAAGACAGTTGTTCTTACAGGGAAGCTTGAAATTTTATCCCGCAATGAAGCTAAGGAAAAAATAGAGCTCCTCGGTGGTAAGGTGTCTGGAAGTGTGAGTAAGAAAACCGATTTGCTTATCGCAGGTGAAGCTGCAGGGTCAAAGCTGGAGGCAGCTCAGAAGCACGGTGTGGAAATCTGGGATGAGGCAAGATTAGTCGAAGAGTTAAACAAGTAA